One region of Candidatus Schekmanbacteria bacterium genomic DNA includes:
- the hflK gene encoding FtsH protease activity modulator HflK has product MDDNSSVDLKNIKFPDFRGSTIAWIVLGVFLIFFISSSFFTIEPEEVGVILRLGKYNRTVEPGLRFKIPLGIETVYKVPVQRQLKEEFGFRTLEAGVRTNYSSANYKDESLMLTGDLNAAVVEWIVQYRINEPEKFLFKVRNARLTFRDMNEAVMREIIGDRSVSEVLTIGRQEIADAAAQKLQELCNQYELGIKVDQIVLQDVTPPDEVKPAFNEVNEAQQEKEKLINQARAEYNRVIPKARGQAAKLIEEAKGYALERINQAKGDASRFNAVYKEYLKAKDVTRERIYLETMNEIMNKVGRKLITDEKASGILPLFDFSKEVKK; this is encoded by the coding sequence ATGGATGACAATTCTTCTGTTGATCTTAAAAATATAAAATTTCCTGATTTCAGAGGTAGTACAATCGCATGGATAGTTTTAGGAGTCTTTCTCATATTTTTTATCTCTTCTTCATTTTTTACGATTGAGCCTGAAGAAGTTGGTGTCATACTTCGTCTTGGTAAATACAACCGAACAGTTGAGCCGGGACTTCGTTTCAAGATTCCTCTTGGCATTGAAACAGTCTATAAAGTTCCAGTTCAAAGACAACTTAAAGAAGAATTTGGATTTCGAACATTGGAAGCAGGTGTCCGCACGAATTATTCAAGTGCTAATTATAAAGATGAATCCCTGATGTTAACAGGAGACCTAAATGCTGCTGTTGTGGAATGGATTGTCCAATATCGAATAAATGAACCGGAGAAGTTTCTATTTAAGGTGAGAAATGCGCGGCTTACCTTCAGAGATATGAATGAAGCAGTAATGCGTGAAATAATAGGTGACAGGTCAGTAAGTGAAGTGCTCACAATTGGCAGGCAGGAAATTGCAGATGCAGCTGCACAAAAGCTTCAAGAATTGTGCAATCAATATGAGTTGGGAATCAAAGTTGATCAAATAGTTCTTCAGGATGTCACACCCCCAGATGAAGTAAAACCGGCATTTAATGAGGTAAATGAGGCACAGCAGGAAAAAGAAAAGCTGATCAATCAGGCAAGAGCTGAATATAACCGTGTGATTCCTAAGGCAAGGGGACAGGCTGCAAAGCTGATTGAGGAAGCAAAAGGATATGCTCTTGAAAGAATTAATCAGGCGAAGGGGGACGCTTCACGATTCAACGCTGTTTATAAGGAATACTTGAAAGCGAAGGATGTGACGAGAGAAAGAATATACCTTGAAACAATGAATGAGATTATGAATAAAGTAGGACGCAAGCTGATTACTGATGAAAAAGCTTCAGGAATACTTCCTTTATTTGATTTTAGCAAGGAGGTAAAAAAATGA